Proteins co-encoded in one bacterium genomic window:
- a CDS encoding type II toxin-antitoxin system PemK/MazF family toxin, whose translation MSIKQFEIWIADLNPQIGTEPGKTRPVLIIQTNLLNKIDHPSTIICPITTQVKKDSTILRVHIQKGVANVLENCDIMVDQIRAIDNKRLLKKVGKLPINFIKQLQENIKTVLDLE comes from the coding sequence ATGAGTATTAAACAATTTGAAATTTGGATTGCTGATCTGAACCCGCAAATAGGAACTGAACCAGGAAAGACAAGGCCTGTATTAATAATCCAAACTAATTTGCTTAATAAGATTGATCATCCTTCAACAATTATTTGCCCTATTACAACACAAGTTAAAAAAGATTCCACCATTTTACGAGTTCATATACAGAAAGGTGTTGCCAATGTTTTGGAAAATTGCGACATAATGGTTGATCAAATTCGGGCTATTGACAACAAACGGCTTTTGAAAAAAGTCGGGAAATTACCAATAAATTTTATAAAACAACTTCAGGAAAATATCAAAACTGTCCTGGATTTAGAATAA